Proteins co-encoded in one Euleptes europaea isolate rEulEur1 chromosome 1, rEulEur1.hap1, whole genome shotgun sequence genomic window:
- the LOC130476589 gene encoding 14-3-3 protein gamma-like → MLSRKQLVQAAQLAEQCGRYTDMAAAMKQLVMEGKDPLTHEERTLLSEAYTFLIRERCSSWRQLRYPVEQGVGKQKEQAEAYRETIRKELEAQCWESLSLLDNVLLKHCSETDYESRAFYLKMKGDNYRYLAEVASPDAKETLVKSAETAYGEAQEITQWCMEPTHPLALALALNYSTFYYEVVNNPQQATRLARSAFDMAIAGLETLSLEYYKESTVIMQHLRDNILQWTGDLQPQQEDSDEEEFEG, encoded by the coding sequence ATGTTGAGTCGCAAGCAGCTGGTGCAGGCAGCACAGCTAGCAGAACAATGTGGCAGATACACAGATATGGCTGCTGCCATGAAGCAGCTTGTGATGGAAGGGAAGGATCCATTAACCCATGAGGAAAGGACCTTGCTTTCTGAGGCCTATACATTCCTAATACGAGAACGCTGCTCCTCTTGGCGTCAGCTAAGGTACCCTGTGGAGCAGGGTGTTGGAAAGCAGAAAGAGCAAGCTGAAGCCTATCGTGAGACCATCAGGAAGGAGCTGGAAGCTCAGTGCTGGGAGAGTCTTAGCCTGTTAGATAATGTCCTATTGAAACATTGCAGTGAGACAGATTATGAAAGCCGAGCCTTTTACCTGAAAATGAAAGGAGACAACTATCGCTACTTAGCTGAGGTAGCCTCGCCTGATGCCAAAGAGACTTTAGTGAAGTCTGCAGAGACAGCCTACGGGGAGGCTCAGGAAATCACTCAATGGTGCATGGAACCTACTCATCCCTTGGCCTTGGCCCTGGCCCTGAATTACTCTACCTTTTATTATGAGGTTGTCAACAACCCTCAACAGGCAACTAGACTCGCACGGTCGGCCTTCGATATGGCCATCGCTGGCTTGGAGACCCTCAGTCTAGAGTACTACAAGGAATCCACCGTTATCATGCAGCACCTAAGGGACAACATTCTGCAGTGGACCGGTGACCTACAACCACAGCAGGAGgacagtgatgaggaagagtTTGAAGGCTAA
- the RFNG gene encoding beta-1,3-N-acetylglucosaminyltransferase radical fringe, whose product MSCSCIRFSKICFLLSVIFCAVLLLLIPKFQANWRPRTYPQPRPPSFFNASNKSEVQLQQAESSSVGNLNDETNNIVPFVKEELIQEWSPPVIDTGRSSLKANGKMNENPINPWYNGVNHVGSEEVSAKEKLELKDIFIAVKTTRKYHKTRLNLLFQTWISQAQGQTFIFTDWEDQELRHRAGDHMINTNCSAVHTRQALCCKMSVEYDKFLESGQKWFCHVDDDNYVNLQNLLHLLSAFSHSQDVYVGRPSLDHPIEAADHVRNDGSTTVKFWFATGGAGFCISRGLALKMSPWASLGSFISTAERIRLPDDCTIGYIIEGLLEVKLQHSPLFHSHLENLQRLHGEAVLKQVTLSYGGPENKHNVVSVGEMFSVQQDPTR is encoded by the exons ATGAGCTGTTCCTGCATTCGGTTCAGTAAGATCTGCTTCCTGCTCTCGGTTATCTTTTGTGCAGTCCTCCTCTTGCTGATCCCCAAGTTCCAGGCTAATTGGAGACCTAGAACTTATCCACAGCCAcgtcctccttcctttttcaatgCTTCGAACAAGAGTGAGGTCCAGTTGCAGCAGGCAGAGTCAAGCTCAGTGGGTAATTTGAATGATGAGACTAACAATATTGTACCCTTTGTGAAAGAGGAACTGATACAAGAATGGAGCCCTCCAGTCATAGACACTGGGAGATCCAGCCTGAAAGCTAACGGCAAGATGAATGAGAACCCAATTAATCCATGGTACAATGGGGTGAATCATGTGGGATCTGAAGAAGTCTCTGCTAAGGAAAAATTAGAGTTGAAGGATATCTTTATTGCTGTGAAAACAACACGAAAATACCATAAAACAAGGTTGAACTTGCTCTTCCAAACATGGATTTCCCAGGCTCAGGGACAG ACCTTTATATTTACAGACTGGGAGGATCAGGAACTGCGTCACAGAGCAG GGGATCACATGATCAACACCAACTGCTCAGCTGTTCACACCCGCCAAGCTCTCTGCTGCAAGATGTCTGTGGAATATGATAAATTCCTTGAATCTGGGCAAAA ATGGTTTTGTCATGTGGATGATGACAACTATGTGAATCTGCAAAATCTCCTGCATCTCCTGTCTGCCTTTTCACACAGCCAAGATGTCTACGTTGGGAGACCAAGTCTAGATCACCCCATTGAAGCAGCAGATCATGTCCGCAATGATGGATCA ACCACTGTGAAGTTCTGGTTTGCCACAGGTGGAGCAGGGTTCTGTATCAGCAGAGGTCTTGCCCTCAAGATGAGCCCCTGGGCTAG CTTGGGGAGCTTCATCAGCACTGCTGAGAGGATTCGCCTCCCTGATGACTGCACCATTGGCTACATCATTGAGGGTTTGTTGGAAGTGAAGCTGCAGCACAGCCCCTTGTTCCACTCACATCTGGAAAACCTGCAGCGCCTACATGGTGAAGCGGTGCTCAAACAG GTTACCTTGAGCTATGGGGGTCCTGAGAACAAGCATAATGTTGTGAGTGTGGGAGAAATGTTCAGTGTACAGCAAGACCCAACTCGGTGA